One part of the Malus sylvestris chromosome 2, drMalSylv7.2, whole genome shotgun sequence genome encodes these proteins:
- the LOC126605166 gene encoding polygalacturonate 4-alpha-galacturonosyltransferase-like, which translates to MALKRGLSNAGAHRNRASGSRFPLAILIFFALLVPLIFFLGRGLHISDHSDISSGPGEKNLDWRERMALQHVKSLFSKEVIDVISASTNDMGPLSLNFFRKNNLSASWKVIGENSSVTDSQKDLTAVNARQETARVKVDDSSDDHAQALDPAKLARRQLREKRREKRANELVQRDDESIVKLETAAIERSKSVDSAVLGKYSIWRKENENENSDSTVRLIRDQIIMARVYLSIAKMKNKLDLFQQLQSRLKESQRAVGEATADADLSQSAPEKIKAMGQVLSKAREQLYDCNLVTGKLRAMLQTADEQVRSLKKQSTFLSQLAAKTIPNGIHCLSMRLTIDYYLLPLEKRKFPRSENLENPNLYHYALFSDNVLAASVVVNSTVTNAKDPSKHVFHLVTDKLNFGAMNMWFLLNPPGKATIHVENVDEFKWLNSSYCPVLRQLESAAMKNYYFKADHPTTLSSGASNLKYRNPKYLSMLNHLRFYLPQVYPKVDKILFLDDDIVVQKDLTGLWAVDLHGKVNGAVETCGESFHRFDKYLNFSNPHIARNFDPNACGWAYGMNMFDLKEWKKKDITGIYHKWQNMNEDRTLWKLGTLPPGLITFYGLTHPLQKSWHVLGLGYNPSLDRAEIDNAAVVHYNGNMKPWLELAMTKYRGYWTKYIKYDHPYLRSCKLNE; encoded by the exons ATCATAGCGATATCTCATCTGGTCCTGGTGAAAAG AATCTGGATTGGAGAGAAAGGATGGCACTGCAACATGTCAAatctcttttctcaaaagag GTCATTGATGTAATTTCAGCCAGCACGAATGACATGGGGCCTTTGAGCCTTAATTTCTTTAGGAAAAACAATTTGTCAGCTTCATGGAAAGTCATTGGAGAAAATAGTTCGGTTACAGATTCTCAG AAAGATTTGACTGCTGTAAATGCCAGACAAGAGACAGCTAGGGTTAAAGTGGATGATTCTTCAG ATGATCACGCTCAAGCTCTTGATCCTGCAAAACTAGCCAGAAGG CAACTAAGAGAGAAAAGGCGTGAAAAGCGTGCAAATGAGTTGGTACAACGGGATGACGAATCAATTGTAAAGCTTGAAACTGCAGCCATTGAGCGGTCCAAATCAGTTGATTCTGCAGTTCTAGGAAAATACAGCATTTGGAGGAAAGAAAATGAGAACGAGAACTCTGATTCAACAGTGCGCTTGATACGGGACCAAATCATAATGGCAAGGGTCTACTTGAGTATTGCAAAGATGAAGAACAAGCTTGATCTGTTCCAACAACTACAGTCTCGACTTAAAGAATCCCAGCGTGCAGTGGGAGAGGCAACTGCTGATGCGGATTTATCTCAAAG TGCACCAGAGAAGATAAAAGCTATGGGCCAAGTTCTTTCAAAAGCAAGAGAGCAACTGTATGATTGCAACCTGGTCACTGGGAAGCTGAGAGCAATGCTTCAGACTGCAGATGAACAAGTTCGGAGCTTGAAAAAGCAGAGCACATTCCTTAGTCAGTTAGCTGCCAAGACCATTCCAAATGGAATCCACTGCTTATCTATGCGCCTAACCATAGATTATTACCTCCTCCCCCTTGAGAAGAGAAAGTTCCCTAGAAGTGagaacttggaaaatccaaATCTTTATCATTATGCTCTCTTCTCAGACAAtgtcttggctgcatcagtcgTCGTCAACTCTACTGTCACAAATGCCAAG GATCCATCAAAGCACGTATTCCATCTTGTTACTGATAAGCTTAACTTTGGAGCCATGaatatgtggtttttattgaaTCCTCCTGGAAAAGCCACTATTCATGTTGAAAATGTTGACGAGTTTAAGTGGCTAAACTCATCGTACTGCCCGGTTCTGCGTCAGCTTGAGTCTGCTGCaatgaaaaattattatttcaagGCCGACCATCCTACCACTCTCTCGTCTGGCGCTTCTAACCTGAAGTACAGGAACCCGAAGTATCTCTCAATGCTTAATCATTTGAGGTTCTATCTTCCACAGGTTTATCCCAAGGTGGATAAGATCTTGTTTCTTGATGATGACATTGTTGTCCAGAAAGACTTAACTGGATTGTGGGCTGTCGATCTACACGGAAAAGTAAATGGTGCAGTGGAAACCTGTGGTGAGAGCTTCCACCGGTTTGACAAGTACCTAAACTTCTCAAATCCTCATATTGCAAGAAACTTTGATCCGAACGCATGTGGATGGGCATATGGGATGAACATGTTTGATCTTAAGGAGTGGAAGAAGAAGGATATTACTGGTATCTATCACAAGTGGCAGAACATG AATGAAGACAGGAcactttggaaacttggaacATTGCCTCCGGGGCTAATTACATTTTATGGGCTGACACATCCACTACAAAAGTCATGGCATGTGCTTGGTTTAGGTTACAACCCAAGTCTTGATCGAGCTGAGATTGACAACGCGGCTGTTGTACATTATAATGGCAACATGAAACCATGGCTGGAGTTGGCGATGACAAAGTATCGAGGATACTGGACCAAGTACATTAAGTATGATCATCCCTATCTCCGCAGCTGCAAGCTAAATGAATGA